From one Amaranthus tricolor cultivar Red isolate AtriRed21 chromosome 17, ASM2621246v1, whole genome shotgun sequence genomic stretch:
- the LOC130804157 gene encoding protein RDM16 isoform X2, producing the protein MQKELAEKLKKIPLLNKGTGLNSTVSQLGSKEGNKAPNAAGVLPTPYTTAGVMASTSTFPAAATASGNPIGAIDPAKYEAVKRAQELAAKMGFRQDAEFAPLINLFPGQMLPDVAALQKPAKAPVLRLDALGREIDEHGNVINVSKPSNLSTLKVNINKQKKDAFQIQKPELEVDPEKNPHFDPRMGIDKNKLLRPKRMTFQFVEEGKWSRDAESIKLKSQFGEAQAKELKAKQAQLAKAKAEPNINPNLIEVSERVITKEKPKEPIPEVEWWDVPLLRSGDYADIASGGTFEEKVKMEKITIYVEHPRPIEPPAEPAPPKPQPLKLTKKEQKKLRTQRRLAKEKDRQEMIKQGLIEPPKPKVKMSNLMRVLGSEATQDPTKLEMEIRAAAAEREQAHVDRNIARKLTPAERREKKERKLFEDLNTLETIVSVYKINDLSHKQNRFKVDINAQENRLTGCAVISEGFSVVVVEGGVKSIKRYGKLMLRRINWAAKMEKEDEEEDEDEEEKPANKCVLVWQGSVAKPSFHRFSVHDCRTEAAARKVFIDKGVGHYWDLAANFVDDEI; encoded by the exons TTGAACAAAGGAACTGGTTTAAACAGTACTGTCTCACAACTGGGCTCAAAAGAAGGAAATAAAGCACCCAATGCTGCTGGGGTTCTACCGACACCATATACAACTGCTGGAGTTATGGCAAGTACATCTACCTTCCCTGCAGCAGCCACTGCTTCTGGTAATCCAATTGGTGCAATAGATCCTGCAAAATATGAGGCCGTAAAGCGTGCACAAGAACTTGCCGCCAAAATGGGGTTCCGCCAGGATGCAGAATTTGCTCCCTTAATTAACCTTTTCCCCGGTCAGATGCTACCAGATGTTGCAGCACTTCAAAAGCCTGCTAAGGCTCCAGTGCTTCGCTTGGATGCTCTTGGTAGGGAAATTGATGAGCATGGAAATGTTATCAATGTGTCTAAACCAAGCAATCTAAGCACCCTAAAG GTGaatataaacaaacaaaaaaaagacgcATTCCAGATTCAAAAGCCAGAATTGGAAGTTGATCCTGAGAAGAATCCTCATTTTGATCCAAGGATGGGTATTGACAAAAACAAACTTCTTAGGCCAAAGAGAATGACTTTCCAGTTCGTTGAGGAAGGAAAATGGTCAAGAGACGCAGAAAGTATCAAATTGAAG AGTCAATTTGGAGAAGCCCAAGCCAAGGAGCTCAAGGCTAAGCAGGCACAACTGGCTAAGGCAAAGGCCGAACCAAACATAAATCCAAATTTGATCGAGGTGTCAGAAAGAGTTATCACTAAAGAGAAGCCAAAGGAGCCCATTCCTGAAGTTGAATGGTG GGATGTACCTCTTCTGCGTTCCGGTGACTATGCTGATATTGCTAGTGGTGGCACATTTGAAGAGAAAGTGAAAATGGAGAAGATCACAATCTATGTTGAACATCCTCGTCCAATTGAGCCTCCTGCGGAGCCTGCCCCACCAAAACCACAGCCATTGAAACTTACAAAAAAGGAACAGAAGAAACTTCGTACACAGAGACGCTTGGCTAAGGAGAAGGATAGGCAGGAGATGATTAAGCAAGGTTTGATTGAACCCCCCAAACCTAAAGTAAAAATGAGTAACCTCATGAGAGTTTTGGGCTCTGAAGCAACCCAAGACCCAACAAAATTGGAAATGGAGATTCGAGCTGCAGCAGCTGAGCGTGAGCAGGCCCATGTGGACAGGAACATTGCTCGAAAGCTAACACCTGCTGAGCGACGTGAAAAGAAAGAGAGGAAGTTGTTTGAAGATCTAAATACCTTGGAGACTATTGTTTCAGTTTACAAGATCAATGACCTTTCACACAAACAAAATCGGTTTAAAGTTGACATCAACGCACAGGAGAATCGTTTGACTGGTTGTGCAGTAATATCTGAGGGCTTTAGTGTTGTGGTCGTTGAGGGTGGAGTCAAATCCATCAAGAGATATGGGAAGCTTATGCTTCGACGGATTAATTGGGCCGCTAAAATGGAAAaggaggatgaggaagaagatgaagatgaagaagagaaaCCAGCAAACAAATGTGTATTGGTGTGGCAAGGGAGTGTAGCAAAACCTTCTTTTCACCGGTTTTCAGTCCATGATTGTCGAACTGAGGCTGCTGCTCGCAAAGTGTTTATTGATAAAGGTGTTGGCCATTACTGGGATTTGGCAGCAAACTTTGTGGATGATGAGATATGA